GCTATAGGATCTTTAATACCATCTTCGGCTGATAAAACTATTTCGCATTCAGTTCCTTGAGGTGACAAGCGATGCACATTGTTTGACTTGCGCCCCACAACGTATACATTTCCGTTCCCGTCCGTTGCAATTCCATCAGGCTTGTTTAATGTCGGTGAACTGTACGTGAAGATACTATTACCTTCTTTATCAATACAGTACACCTTATCTGATTCATAATCTGAGAGATAAACTTTTTCATCTTTTGCGTGTATGTAGTATATTACATTTGCGCCTATTTGTAAGGTTTTAACGTGTTCCATATTTGAATCAAGGAAATATATCTCAGCTTTTCCTCCGACGACTAAATCATCATTAATCCACGCAACACCGTAAAGTTTATCACTGAGTATATCAAACTTTGTTGTCGCTTCCATGTTTTCCAGTATTTGTAATGAGCCACTGCGAAGTGTTGCGACTATTTTACCTGATTTGGAATGGATTGCAATATCCCATGGTTTCTCTCCTAAATCAACACTACCCGTACATTTATCAGCAGAGCTAAATCTACAGATCTTTTTGCTATTATGGAAACAAGCATATAATTCGTTTTCATCTGCTACAACACCCGTAATCATTATTCCATCCTTGCGAGATTCGTTCTTTTCAATTTCTAATTTCCTTTTACGTGTAAACTTTTTTGGGGTCCTTGTAATCGGTGACTTTATTTGTGCTCcaaattgttttatttgtgtaTGTTTAACATTACAAGGACCAGACGACACTTTGAATGAACCAAGTTCTTTTTCACCAAGGATTTTTGTTTCTGTAAAGTGTAGACTTGATTCATCCAGTTTGGATATGACTTCGTCCAAAGTTTGATCCTGATTCAATAGCTTGAACCTCAACTCTTGAACGAAAACAAAAGTCTGATTATCCGAACCATTCTTTATCATAAATTGTAATTGGTTGTTGTATTCATCAATTGCCGACTTAATTATTGTTGCCTTAtctttttcatccgacatctttgaaatagttttgtttttaagattAGATAAGCTATTTATCGCCGATTTTTCCATTTCGTTTACTTTATTTAGGATGGTCTCCTTAAATACGGAAATTGATCCAGTTATTGAACTGGCTTGGTCGTTAATGCTCTGGATATTTTCTTCTCTATTTTGTATTGTGTCAATAGCTGTTTTACTAACATGTTTTAAACCCTCGAATATATCCGCTATCAGTGCAGACATTTTCACATCTTTTGAGGCTTCCTTTAGAGGAAGGATCTTATCACAAGCACGATGGTTGACTGGAATGCAACTATGGCAACACATTGCATCATGGTAAGAGCAGAAGAAATCAAGGGTATATTCGGAATGTGTATTACAATACTGTTTAGCTGCCAAGTATTTCACCTTCCCTGTCGATAATTCATTTAAACTAACCAACTGATGTGATGTCAAAACTTTTATAGTTTTATGCGCAGTAACACACTCATGGCAGAGAGATTCTTCGCAGTCCATACAAAATCTAATAGAAATTGCGTTTTTATCAATTCGAAAACATCCATCACAACAAGGCGAATTCATTctataaacaataataaaataataattataattgtaTCAAAATACACGTAAAAAACAACTCCTgatattcatttttatatagaaaacatCCAATACAAATAAGTTATAATAGGTCCAACCGGTGAGGCGGGGTATACTGCTAGGACAACTGGGATAGCCGGTAGCAACACAAAATTACCAAATACGTTTTATAAAAGCagataaaaaaatgataaaaacctTATTTTAGCAATAATGATTTGTACAACAAACTTTCTGTGTCTCGCCTGCGATTGCTGCTGTCAATGTAAAGGCAAAATTTTTACTTAAAGAGCgagtccatttatcagtaaaatacaaaaaaaaaattaaaaaactgtaAATGCCATTTCGTGCACTTGAAGATTAGCCTCCGTTCAACTTTCATAGCAAGCAATGAAGGTTTGCAAATTTGTCATGTCAAAAAAAGTTCGAATCACAGACTGTTTATGTTTACTAAAAAAGTAAAAGTTCATCtatcagaaaaatattaaaattacagATGGGTTATTTTCATATATGTTGGTAACGTAT
The window above is part of the Mytilus edulis chromosome 6, xbMytEdul2.2, whole genome shotgun sequence genome. Proteins encoded here:
- the LOC139528045 gene encoding E3 ubiquitin-protein ligase TRIM71-like isoform X1 → MNSPCCDGCFRIDKNAISIRFCMDCEESLCHECVTAHKTIKVLTSHQLVSLNELSTGKVKYLAAKQYCNTHSEYTLDFFCSYHDAMCCHSCIPVNHRACDKILPLKEASKDVKMSALIADIFEGLKHVSKTAIDTIQNREENIQSINDQASSITGSISVFKETILNKVNEMEKSAINSLSNLKNKTISKMSDEKDKATIIKSAIDEYNNQLQFMIKNGSDNQTFVFVQELRFKLLNQDQTLDEVISKLDESSLHFTETKILGEKELGSFKVSSGPCNVKHTQIKQFGAQIKSPITRTPKKFTRKRKLEIEKNESRKDGIMITGVVADENELYACFHNSKKICRFSSADKCTGSVDLGEKPWDIAIHSKSGKIVATLRSGSLQILENMEATTKFDILSDKLYGVAWINDDLVVGGKAEIYFLDSNMEHVKTLQIGANVIYYIHAKDEKVYLSDYESDKVYCIDKEGNSIFTYSSPTLNKPDGIATDGNGNVYVVGRKSNNVHRLSPQGTECEIVLSAEDGIKDPIAICFSPDYKSLYLSNESGKSIWIFDCDY